One segment of Flavobacterium sp. DNA contains the following:
- the araA gene encoding L-arabinose isomerase → MIDISQKEVWFVVGSQELYGEETLRKVAEHSQIIAKGLDASSSIPVKLVYKDVVKSPSQILDVCLAANSAKNCIGIIAWMHTFSPAKMWIGGLNILKKPLCHLHTQYNAEIPWGSIDMDFMNLNQSAHGDREFGFIMSRLRKKRKVVVGHWEDERVQKKLGIWSRVVLGWDELQNLKVARIGDNMREVAVTEGDKVEAQIRFGVSVNGYDSSDVTKHIEKVTDKELNDLLAVYEQSYTLTDSLKEGGAQRSSLAEAAKIELGLRAFLEEGGFGAFTDTFENLGVWKQLPGIATQRLMADGYGFGGEGDWKTAAMVRALKVMCVGLEGGTSFMEDYTYHFTPQKSYVLGSHMLEICPSIADGKPSCEVHPLGIGGKEDPARLVFNSPAGDAINVSLVDMGTRFRLIVNEVEAVKPMAELPKLPVARVLWDCKPNLEVAATAWILAGGAHHTVYSQSLTTEYMEDFADIAGIELLVIDEKTTVREFKDKINANEAYYHLFQHGL, encoded by the coding sequence ATGATTGATATATCTCAAAAAGAAGTATGGTTTGTAGTAGGAAGCCAGGAATTATACGGTGAAGAAACGCTTAGAAAAGTAGCAGAACATTCACAGATTATTGCAAAAGGATTAGATGCTTCGTCTTCAATTCCGGTAAAATTGGTTTATAAAGATGTGGTAAAATCTCCATCGCAAATTTTAGACGTTTGTTTGGCGGCAAATTCAGCTAAAAATTGTATCGGAATTATTGCCTGGATGCATACTTTTTCTCCAGCAAAAATGTGGATTGGCGGATTAAACATCCTTAAAAAACCATTATGCCACTTACATACACAATACAATGCTGAAATTCCGTGGGGAAGCATCGATATGGATTTCATGAACTTGAATCAGTCTGCACACGGAGATCGTGAATTCGGTTTTATCATGTCTAGATTACGTAAAAAACGTAAAGTGGTTGTAGGACATTGGGAAGACGAAAGAGTTCAGAAAAAATTAGGAATCTGGTCAAGAGTTGTTTTAGGATGGGACGAACTTCAAAATCTAAAAGTAGCTCGTATTGGAGACAATATGCGTGAAGTTGCCGTTACCGAAGGAGATAAAGTAGAAGCTCAAATTCGTTTTGGAGTTTCAGTAAACGGATATGATTCTTCAGATGTTACAAAACATATCGAAAAAGTAACAGATAAAGAATTAAACGATTTATTGGCAGTTTATGAGCAATCATATACTTTAACGGATTCTTTAAAAGAAGGCGGAGCGCAAAGAAGTTCTTTAGCGGAAGCGGCAAAAATTGAATTAGGTTTAAGAGCTTTCCTTGAAGAAGGAGGATTTGGCGCTTTCACAGATACATTTGAAAATCTTGGAGTTTGGAAACAATTACCGGGAATTGCAACACAAAGATTAATGGCCGATGGTTATGGTTTTGGTGGAGAAGGAGACTGGAAAACAGCTGCAATGGTTAGAGCTTTAAAAGTGATGTGTGTTGGTCTTGAAGGCGGAACTTCTTTCATGGAAGATTACACTTACCACTTCACACCACAAAAATCGTATGTTTTAGGATCTCACATGTTAGAAATCTGCCCATCAATTGCTGACGGAAAACCTTCTTGCGAAGTGCATCCATTAGGAATTGGAGGAAAAGAAGATCCGGCTCGTTTGGTGTTCAATTCGCCTGCAGGTGACGCGATCAATGTTTCTTTGGTTGATATGGGAACGCGTTTCCGTTTAATCGTTAACGAAGTTGAAGCAGTAAAACCAATGGCTGAATTACCAAAATTACCAGTGGCACGCGTTCTTTGGGATTGTAAACCAAATCTTGAAGTTGCAGCAACTGCCTGGATTTTGGCTGGTGGAGCGCATCATACTGTTTACAGCCAATCATTGACAACAGAATATATGGAAGATTTTGCAGATATCGCAGGAATCGAATTATTGGTTATTGATGAAAAAACGACTGTAAGAGAGTTTAAAGATAAAATCAACGCAAACGAAGCTTATTATCATTTGTTTCAGCACGGCCTGTAA
- a CDS encoding aldose epimerase family protein — protein sequence MNVLKRCIFGIGLLSLTAISTQCKNDKKMDEATVSSDKKATVTIEKSSYGTTAKGEKVDSYKLKNQNGMEVDIITFGGRITDLKVPNKEGISENVVLGFNSLAQYEKENPFFGALIGRYGNRIAKGKFSLDGKEYQLAINNAPNALHGGPQGYFNVVWKADEVKSGETASLKLSYLSKDMEEGYPGNLKVFVTYTLTNDNQLEVLYEAETDKTTVVNLTQHSYFNLSGDFAKTILDHELTLNADKLVPVDADLIPTGKLDDVAGTPFDFRTPKLIGKDINAKNDQLEKGKGYDHCWVLNNPEKGKTIIAKVYHAPSGRVMEMTTDEPGIQFYSGNFLDGTLPMPNGGTFAHRTGLCLETEHYPDSPNQKNFPTTVLNPGEKYKTKTTFKFSVKK from the coding sequence ATGAATGTATTAAAACGTTGTATTTTTGGAATCGGCTTGTTAAGTCTGACGGCAATTTCAACTCAATGCAAAAACGATAAAAAAATGGATGAAGCTACAGTTTCTTCGGATAAAAAAGCAACAGTTACAATCGAAAAATCTTCTTATGGAACAACCGCAAAAGGAGAAAAAGTAGATAGTTATAAATTAAAAAACCAAAACGGGATGGAAGTTGATATCATCACTTTTGGTGGAAGAATTACAGATTTGAAAGTTCCGAATAAAGAAGGGATTTCTGAAAATGTTGTACTTGGATTCAATTCTTTGGCACAATACGAAAAAGAAAATCCTTTTTTTGGAGCTTTGATAGGAAGATACGGAAACCGAATTGCTAAAGGGAAATTTTCGTTAGACGGAAAAGAATATCAATTGGCAATCAACAATGCACCAAATGCTTTGCACGGAGGACCGCAGGGATATTTTAATGTAGTTTGGAAAGCAGATGAGGTAAAATCCGGCGAAACAGCTTCTTTAAAATTATCGTATTTAAGTAAAGATATGGAAGAAGGTTATCCCGGAAACCTGAAAGTTTTTGTAACTTACACGTTGACAAATGATAATCAGTTAGAAGTTTTATATGAAGCTGAAACTGATAAAACAACGGTTGTGAATTTAACACAGCATTCGTATTTTAATTTATCCGGAGATTTCGCCAAAACCATCTTAGATCACGAATTGACGTTAAATGCCGATAAATTAGTTCCGGTTGATGCTGATTTAATTCCAACAGGAAAGTTAGATGATGTTGCAGGTACTCCATTTGATTTTAGAACGCCAAAATTAATTGGAAAAGATATCAATGCTAAAAATGATCAGTTAGAAAAAGGAAAAGGTTACGATCACTGCTGGGTGTTGAACAATCCTGAAAAAGGAAAAACAATTATTGCAAAAGTATACCACGCACCAAGCGGAAGAGTTATGGAAATGACAACAGACGAACCTGGAATTCAGTTTTACTCTGGAAATTTCCTTGACGGAACGCTGCCAATGCCTAACGGCGGAACTTTTGCGCACAGAACCGGACTTTGTCTAGAAACTGAACATTATCCGGATTCTCCAAACCAGAAAAATTTCCCAACAACGGTTTTAAACCCGGGAGAAAAATACAAAACTAAAACTACCTTTAAATTCTCAGTAAAGAAATAG
- a CDS encoding OsmC family protein has translation MKHLFKAQLNWTSKQNQEESSKKFYSKTHQIKIEGKPVLDISAAKAFKGDPSLYNPEDLLLSSLVSCHMMSYLYVCSQNGIEVVEYSDNAKATLEVNSDGSGRFVEVRLYPKVKISNPDQIELALGLHFRANQLCFIANSCNFPVLHEASCEV, from the coding sequence ATGAAACATTTATTTAAAGCACAATTAAACTGGACTTCTAAACAAAATCAAGAAGAATCATCTAAAAAATTCTACAGCAAAACCCATCAAATTAAAATTGAAGGAAAACCAGTTTTAGACATTTCAGCAGCAAAAGCTTTCAAAGGCGATCCGTCATTATATAATCCCGAAGATTTATTATTGAGCAGTTTAGTTTCCTGCCACATGATGTCCTACTTATATGTCTGTTCTCAAAACGGGATAGAAGTTGTTGAATATTCAGATAATGCAAAAGCAACATTAGAAGTAAATTCAGATGGAAGCGGGCGTTTTGTTGAGGTTAGATTATATCCGAAAGTGAAAATTTCAAATCCAGATCAAATTGAATTGGCTTTAGGTTTACATTTTAGAGCGAATCAATTGTGCTTTATTGCTAATTCGTGCAATTTTCCTGTTTTACACGAGGCGAGTTGTGAGGTTTAA